Proteins from a single region of Acidovorax sp. NCPPB 3576:
- a CDS encoding HD domain-containing protein: protein MKPGHGELLPRWEALGAALERAGPVWTSEGRRLLRHWSRWPRAYHDTRHLHACLLHLEAVQAAQPTALQHPHEVELALWFHDAIYWPWSGHNEERSAQWARRFLLAQRLPEGLVQTVERHIMDTRHTPDAPLEGDACWVVDIDLAVLGAPPEVYGDFERNVRREYRFVRWPRYVAGRTAVLRSFMDRPHVYATPWFRAQREKQARGNLQQAVAALGRG, encoded by the coding sequence ATGAAGCCCGGCCACGGCGAACTGCTGCCACGCTGGGAGGCGCTGGGCGCCGCGCTGGAGCGTGCCGGCCCCGTATGGACCTCCGAGGGCCGGCGCCTGCTGCGCCACTGGAGCCGCTGGCCCCGCGCCTACCACGACACCCGCCACCTGCACGCCTGCCTCCTGCACCTGGAGGCCGTGCAGGCCGCCCAGCCGACGGCGCTGCAGCATCCGCATGAGGTCGAACTGGCCCTGTGGTTCCACGACGCGATCTACTGGCCCTGGAGCGGGCACAACGAAGAACGCAGCGCGCAATGGGCGCGGCGCTTCCTGCTGGCCCAGCGCCTGCCCGAGGGCCTGGTGCAGACGGTGGAGCGCCACATCATGGACACGCGCCACACCCCCGATGCGCCACTGGAGGGCGACGCGTGCTGGGTGGTGGACATTGATCTCGCCGTGCTGGGCGCCCCGCCCGAGGTGTACGGCGACTTCGAGCGCAACGTGCGGCGCGAATACCGTTTCGTGCGCTGGCCACGCTACGTGGCGGGGCGCACCGCGGTGCTGCGGTCGTTCATGGATCGGCCACACGTCTACGCGACCCCCTGGTTCAGGGCGCAACGCGAAAAGCAGGCACGTGGCAATCTCCAGCAGGCCGTTGCGGCGCTGGGGCGGGGGTGA